The following coding sequences are from one Archocentrus centrarchus isolate MPI-CPG fArcCen1 chromosome 4, fArcCen1, whole genome shotgun sequence window:
- the LOC115779553 gene encoding protein shisa-like-2A, protein MSSDCESYYTEENVLVENFTCPKADGDPMALYCCGFSDLKYCCDDPNSFFPYEYGYMWWLSLGALMGLSIAAVVLLAFIITLCVLCYLFITTKPRGLDNGLPLRAPGSTSSPQAPGLSHSSVPPGPQGLRKHFLRGRLDCDNQPPDPDRLFQRCFMATVTSVNVEGPA, encoded by the exons ATGAGTTCGGACTGCGAAAGTTACTACACCGAAGAAAACGTGCTCGTGGAGAACTTCACGTGTCCGAAAGCGGACGGTGACCCCATGGCGCTTTACTGCTGCGGGTTCAGTGACTTGAAGTACTGCTGCGATGACCCCAACAGCTTTTTCCCCTACGAGTATGGATACATGTGGTGGTTGAG TCTTGGAGCTCTCATGGGTCTCTCGATAGCAGCTGTGGTTCTTCTTGCCTTCATCATCACTCTGTGTGTCCTCTGCTATTTGTTCATCACCACCAAACCCAGAGGTCTGGACAATGGGCTGCCACTTCGAGCACCAG gttCTACATCCAGCCCACAAGCTCCCGGGCTCAGTCACAGCAGCGTCCCCCCCGGCCCCCAAGGCCTCAGGAAGCACTTCCTGAGAGGCAGGCTGGACTGCGACAACCAGCCGCCGGACCCTGACCGCCTTTTCCAGCGTTGTTTCATGGCTACGGTGACGTCCGTCAATGTGGAAGGTCCTGCTTAG